In Calothrix sp. PCC 7507, one DNA window encodes the following:
- a CDS encoding ABC transporter permease subunit (The N-terminal region of this protein, as described by TIGR01726, is a three transmembrane segment that identifies a subfamily of ABC transporter permease subunits, which specificities that include histidine, arginine, glutamine, glutamate, L-cystine (sic), the opines (in Agrobacterium) octopine and nopaline, etc.): protein MTKFSFIRWCLVVSLSLLLASCAVNPSAGKTLRVATEPAFPPFEFQGTGGELQGFSIDLMRAIASAANFKVNFQSLPFDGIIPALRAKTVDAAISSITITEERAKTIAFSRPYFKAGLAIAIRVDNQDITGFDSLKNKKIAVQLGTTGAKKAQSIPGVKIRSFDAAPLALQELLNGNVDAVINDAPVTLYAINTGNLQGIKVVEQLLTEEYYGIVTAQNSANLALINQGLTKVLKDSTYNQIYQKWFKATPPQLPEKLAIGNQTNSGKSGIFTSIGIILQSFPTLLWGALVTLQLTVFSVVLGLVGGSLIGIIRLSHIVYLRWLARAYIDFFRGTPLLVQIFMIYFGLPAVAQELGFTFNFDRLVAGILALSLNSAAYIAEIVRAGIQSIEPGQAEASQSMGLSSVQTMRYVIFPQAFRRMIPPLGNEFISLLKDTSLVSVIGFEELVRKGQLIVADNYRAFEIYAGVAVIYLCLTLLSSQAFSKLEAWMNPVQRQKKYDT, encoded by the coding sequence ATGACTAAATTTAGTTTTATTCGTTGGTGTTTGGTAGTTAGCTTGAGTTTATTACTCGCTAGCTGTGCTGTGAACCCTAGCGCGGGGAAGACACTGCGGGTGGCGACAGAACCGGCGTTTCCACCTTTTGAATTTCAAGGAACTGGCGGAGAGTTACAGGGTTTTTCGATTGATTTGATGAGAGCGATCGCTTCTGCTGCCAACTTTAAAGTAAACTTTCAGAGTCTACCCTTCGATGGCATTATCCCCGCTTTGCGAGCCAAAACAGTAGATGCGGCCATTAGTTCCATCACGATTACAGAAGAGAGGGCTAAAACCATTGCCTTTTCCCGTCCTTATTTTAAAGCAGGATTGGCGATCGCCATTCGAGTAGATAATCAAGATATTACAGGCTTTGACAGTCTCAAGAACAAAAAAATCGCCGTACAACTTGGCACAACTGGCGCGAAAAAAGCCCAGAGTATTCCAGGGGTAAAAATTCGCAGCTTTGATGCAGCACCCTTAGCGCTGCAAGAATTGCTCAATGGGAATGTGGATGCAGTCATTAATGATGCACCAGTGACTTTGTATGCCATTAATACAGGCAATTTGCAGGGTATTAAAGTAGTCGAGCAATTACTGACAGAAGAATATTATGGCATTGTTACCGCTCAAAATTCTGCGAATTTGGCACTGATTAACCAAGGTTTGACAAAGGTGTTAAAAGATAGCACCTATAACCAGATTTATCAAAAGTGGTTTAAAGCAACACCGCCACAATTACCAGAAAAATTAGCAATTGGTAATCAGACTAATAGTGGTAAATCGGGAATATTTACTTCTATAGGCATCATTTTGCAATCCTTTCCCACCTTATTATGGGGAGCATTGGTAACATTACAACTAACAGTATTTTCTGTAGTCCTGGGTTTAGTTGGGGGTTCTTTGATTGGCATAATTCGCCTTTCTCATATTGTATATTTGCGTTGGCTTGCTAGGGCTTATATAGATTTTTTCCGGGGAACACCTCTGCTAGTGCAGATTTTTATGATTTACTTTGGATTACCAGCAGTTGCTCAAGAATTGGGTTTCACATTTAACTTTGATCGTCTCGTAGCTGGGATACTGGCCTTAAGTTTAAATAGCGCTGCTTACATTGCTGAAATTGTGCGTGCGGGGATTCAATCAATTGAACCAGGACAAGCAGAAGCTTCACAGTCAATGGGTTTAAGTTCTGTGCAAACCATGCGCTATGTGATTTTTCCCCAAGCCTTTCGGCGGATGATTCCACCTTTAGGAAATGAGTTTATTAGTTTGTTAAAAGACACTAGTTTAGTTTCTGTGATTGGATTTGAAGAATTGGTACGTAAAGGACAGCTAATAGTCGCTGATAACTATCGCGCCTTTGAAATTTACGCAGGTGTAGCAGTGATTTATTTATGTTTGACGCTGCTTTCTTCACAGGCGTTTAGCAAATTAGAAGCGTGGATGAATCCAGTGCAGCGACAGAAGAAATACGATACATAA
- a CDS encoding XisI protein, with translation MDNLEKYRKYIKQLLTVYSQHEKSESQVEAQTIFDTEHDHYQLVYVGWENKRRVYGCVLHLDLKKGKVWIQHNGTEANIGDELVALGIPKQDIVLGFHSPYKRQFTDFAVG, from the coding sequence ATGGATAACTTAGAGAAATATAGAAAATATATCAAGCAGCTATTAACAGTATATAGTCAGCATGAAAAATCCGAGAGTCAAGTGGAAGCACAGACTATCTTTGACACTGAACACGACCACTACCAATTAGTATACGTGGGTTGGGAAAACAAGCGGCGTGTATATGGTTGTGTATTACATTTAGATCTTAAGAAAGGGAAAGTTTGGATTCAACATAATGGGACGGAAGCTAATATTGGTGATGAATTAGTCGCTTTAGGAATTCCTAAACAAGATATTGTGTTAGGATTTCACTCGCCTTATAAAAGACAGTTTACAGATTTTGCTGTAGGTTAA
- a CDS encoding thermonuclease family protein, whose translation MKKLNKQMLIWLGAATMIFGLMGCNRFFGAAGDLVERVSDGDTLVVKDTNGKNFTVRFACMDAPEIPHTNQEKQSKRIGDRNQFSWGAKAQARLQQLVSKGGDRVTLNITDSDRYGRKVAEVRLKDGTFVQQVLLREGLAKAYRPYLNKCPSKDLVLQAEAEAQQQKRGVWGDTKFTNPWEYRSLNK comes from the coding sequence ATGAAAAAGCTAAATAAACAAATGCTGATTTGGCTGGGTGCAGCCACCATGATTTTCGGTTTGATGGGCTGTAACCGTTTTTTTGGCGCTGCGGGAGACTTGGTTGAGCGAGTCAGTGATGGGGATACATTAGTAGTGAAAGACACCAACGGTAAAAATTTCACTGTGCGCTTTGCTTGTATGGATGCGCCAGAAATCCCCCATACCAATCAAGAGAAGCAAAGTAAACGCATCGGCGATCGCAATCAATTTAGTTGGGGTGCGAAAGCGCAAGCAAGATTGCAGCAGTTGGTGAGCAAAGGAGGCGATCGCGTGACTTTAAATATTACAGATAGCGATCGCTATGGGAGGAAAGTTGCCGAAGTCAGGTTAAAAGATGGCACTTTTGTGCAACAAGTCTTATTGCGGGAGGGTTTGGCAAAAGCCTATCGCCCTTATTTAAATAAGTGTCCTAGTAAAGACTTAGTTCTGCAAGCCGAAGCAGAAGCACAGCAGCAAAAGCGCGGTGTTTGGGGAGATACTAAGTTTACCAATCCTTGGGAGTACCGTAGTTTGAATAAATAA
- a CDS encoding alpha/beta hydrolase translates to MKIKKLQISVSMMFNLLLLVMMVAAIAYCGFCLLLFVQQPRFIFFPTSEIKKTPKLFNLPYEEVWIPVKLRSGKVERIHGWWIKGKQGNSQVLLYLHGNGLNIGANVAHASRFYKLGFSVLLIDYRGYGLSEGAFPNEMQVYQDATTAWNYLVQQRQVPPSHIFIYGHSLGGAIAIDLAVKHPDSAGLIVESSFTSIRDIVTYRNSFRIFPVDLILTQRFESIKKLPNLKMPVLFIHGIADSTIPYFMSQKLYAAAPEPKKLILVPGAEHNDSADIAGEKYLQWVDTFTQQVHARKY, encoded by the coding sequence ATGAAAATTAAGAAGCTGCAAATTTCAGTATCTATGATGTTCAATTTGCTACTTTTGGTAATGATGGTTGCAGCGATCGCCTACTGTGGATTTTGTTTACTGCTATTTGTTCAGCAACCTCGTTTTATTTTCTTCCCTACTAGTGAGATCAAAAAAACACCCAAATTGTTTAATCTTCCATACGAAGAGGTTTGGATACCAGTAAAACTGCGATCAGGTAAAGTGGAGCGTATTCACGGCTGGTGGATCAAAGGCAAACAAGGCAATTCCCAAGTATTGTTATATTTACATGGAAATGGTCTGAATATTGGTGCAAACGTTGCCCACGCCAGTCGGTTTTACAAATTAGGCTTTTCAGTCTTGCTGATTGATTATCGGGGTTACGGCTTGAGTGAAGGCGCTTTCCCCAATGAAATGCAGGTTTATCAGGATGCAACCACAGCTTGGAATTACTTAGTACAACAGCGACAGGTTCCACCCAGCCACATTTTCATTTATGGACATTCTCTAGGTGGTGCGATCGCGATCGATTTAGCCGTCAAACACCCAGACTCCGCCGGCTTAATTGTCGAAAGTTCTTTTACTTCCATCCGAGATATTGTGACATATAGGAACTCATTCCGGATATTCCCCGTCGATTTGATTCTGACACAACGGTTTGAATCTATTAAAAAATTACCAAATTTGAAAATGCCAGTTTTATTTATTCATGGCATTGCCGATTCTACAATACCTTATTTCATGAGCCAAAAGCTTTATGCTGCTGCGCCTGAACCTAAAAAACTGATTTTGGTTCCAGGTGCAGAACATAATGACTCAGCAGACATAGCTGGTGAGAAATATCTGCAATGGGTAGATACTTTTACTCAACAAGTACATGCTCGCAAGTATTGA
- a CDS encoding RodZ family helix-turn-helix domain-containing protein, whose translation MTTTPMYLLKTPGNHTIEISQDQLRSLLGEIEAELHRSKVYRRVLATLQKMLGSSAEQAKILVKAVSREAIGLAFQQFSQQHEQVAAVSQQIGVASVAPKVAQETNELSQCLTSVKLQSKKTNINTSEDSLPSENKVVANKAQNPVISPEQKSPEARRMRWLNVHKKSSHTKLTEQITVEQHLEIIRQIGQQLKKARESKGMSLSQLKTYTHIPIHHMEALENGNLELLPEDVFVRGFIRIMGNTLGLNGTALAASLPASDTVKSVLPSWCKSKNTPTGIGWDIRPVHLYLGYATLVAGAVGGLSFMSQQANSDQTHRSDAEIQPASSRSQSAQKTETTVKPGLKSSNAGIVVGSDISPPEAF comes from the coding sequence ATGACTACAACGCCCATGTACTTGTTAAAAACTCCTGGAAATCATACTATTGAAATTTCTCAAGACCAATTGCGATCGCTACTCGGTGAAATTGAGGCAGAATTGCATCGCAGTAAAGTTTATCGCCGTGTTTTAGCTACCTTGCAAAAGATGCTGGGTTCCTCAGCAGAACAAGCCAAAATTTTGGTTAAAGCTGTCAGCAGAGAAGCTATAGGTTTGGCATTTCAACAATTCTCCCAACAGCACGAGCAAGTTGCAGCGGTGAGTCAACAAATAGGTGTTGCTAGCGTTGCTCCTAAAGTAGCACAAGAGACTAATGAATTATCACAGTGCTTAACAAGCGTTAAATTACAATCTAAAAAAACAAATATAAATACTAGCGAAGATAGCTTACCTTCAGAAAATAAGGTAGTAGCAAATAAGGCACAAAATCCGGTAATCAGCCCCGAACAGAAATCTCCAGAAGCGAGACGGATGAGGTGGCTGAACGTCCATAAAAAATCTTCTCATACTAAATTAACTGAGCAAATCACAGTAGAACAGCACTTAGAAATTATTCGCCAAATTGGCCAGCAACTAAAAAAGGCTCGTGAGTCTAAAGGGATGTCTCTTAGCCAACTGAAAACTTACACTCACATACCAATCCATCACATGGAGGCATTAGAAAATGGCAACTTAGAGTTGTTACCAGAAGATGTCTTTGTTCGTGGCTTTATCCGGATTATGGGGAATACATTAGGACTCAATGGCACAGCTTTAGCTGCTTCTTTACCCGCATCTGATACCGTCAAATCAGTTTTACCCTCTTGGTGTAAGTCAAAAAATACTCCTACAGGGATAGGATGGGATATCCGTCCTGTGCATCTGTATCTGGGTTATGCAACCCTTGTAGCTGGAGCCGTGGGAGGATTATCCTTCATGTCTCAGCAAGCCAATTCTGACCAAACACATCGTTCAGATGCAGAGATACAGCCTGCTTCATCCCGATCTCAGTCAGCCCAGAAGACGGAAACAACGGTTAAACCAGGACTAAAATCTAGTAACGCTGGTATTGTTGTCGGCTCAGATATTTCCCCACCAGAAGCATTTTAG
- a CDS encoding carbon-nitrogen hydrolase family protein, which translates to MKSYLAAAIQLTSVPDLHKNLAQAEELIDLAVRRGAELVSLPENFSFMGEEEDKLAQGDAIARESEIFLKKMAQRFQVTILGGSFPVPVGDTGKAYNTTILIDPNGQEIARYQKVHLFDVNVPDGNTYRESSTVMAGQQLPPVYFSEKFGNLGLSICYDVRFPELYRHLSDKLADVLFVPAAFTAFTGKDHWQILLQARAIENTCYVIAAAQTGNNYARRQTHGHAMIIDPWGVILADAGEQPGIAIAEIKPSRLEQVRRQMPSLQHRVF; encoded by the coding sequence ATGAAGTCGTATTTAGCCGCCGCTATTCAATTGACAAGTGTGCCAGATCTACACAAAAACTTGGCACAGGCAGAAGAATTAATTGATCTCGCCGTGCGTCGAGGTGCTGAGTTGGTGAGTTTGCCAGAAAATTTTTCCTTTATGGGAGAGGAAGAAGACAAACTTGCCCAAGGAGATGCGATCGCCCGCGAAAGTGAAATATTTCTCAAAAAAATGGCTCAACGCTTTCAAGTTACTATCTTGGGCGGCAGCTTTCCAGTCCCTGTTGGCGACACAGGCAAAGCTTATAATACAACTATACTAATTGACCCCAACGGTCAGGAAATTGCTCGCTACCAAAAAGTACATCTATTTGATGTGAATGTTCCTGATGGTAACACCTATCGAGAATCCAGCACGGTGATGGCTGGACAGCAACTACCTCCCGTATATTTCTCAGAAAAATTCGGTAATCTGGGACTTTCTATTTGCTATGATGTCCGTTTCCCAGAACTTTACCGACATCTATCAGATAAGCTAGCTGATGTTTTGTTTGTTCCAGCTGCCTTTACTGCCTTCACTGGCAAAGACCACTGGCAAATATTACTACAAGCAAGAGCTATTGAAAATACCTGTTATGTGATTGCGGCCGCCCAAACTGGTAATAATTATGCCCGTCGCCAAACCCACGGACACGCCATGATTATCGACCCTTGGGGGGTAATTCTCGCCGATGCTGGCGAACAACCAGGAATTGCGATCGCAGAAATCAAACCCTCTCGTCTAGAACAAGTCCGCCGTCAAATGCCCTCCCTGCAACATCGGGTATTTTAA
- the obgE gene encoding GTPase ObgE — protein sequence MQFIDQAVIEVEAGKGGDGIVAFRREKYVPAGGPSGGNGGRGGSVIFVAVENLQTLLDFRYNHLFKAQNGTRGGPNNCTGAAGKDLIVEVPCGTTIYDASTGAVLGDLIEPGQVFRVAEGGKGGLGNQHFLSNRNRAPEYSLPGLPGEMKVLRLELKLLAEVGIIGLPNAGKSTLISSLSAARPKIADYPFTTLIPNLGVVRKPSGDGTVFADIPGLIEGASHGAGLGHDFLRHIERTRVLLHLIDATSEDVVGDFNTIKQELQAYGRGLAQRPQILALNKIDAVDRETVDLEALSTQLNHLSLAPVFIISAVTRTGLEPMLQELWRILDELDAVEQVEMAGLKL from the coding sequence ATGCAATTTATCGATCAAGCAGTAATTGAAGTTGAAGCTGGCAAAGGTGGCGATGGTATTGTCGCCTTCCGGCGTGAGAAGTATGTACCAGCTGGTGGCCCTTCTGGTGGTAATGGTGGGCGCGGTGGTTCGGTAATTTTTGTAGCGGTGGAAAATCTCCAAACCCTATTAGATTTTAGATACAATCATCTTTTTAAAGCACAAAATGGCACTCGTGGTGGGCCAAATAATTGTACTGGTGCCGCCGGAAAAGACTTGATTGTCGAAGTCCCTTGTGGTACCACTATCTATGATGCCAGTACAGGTGCTGTACTCGGCGATTTAATTGAGCCTGGACAAGTTTTTCGGGTTGCTGAAGGTGGTAAAGGTGGATTGGGAAATCAACATTTCTTAAGTAACCGCAACCGCGCCCCAGAATATTCCCTCCCCGGACTACCAGGGGAAATGAAGGTGCTGCGTTTAGAGTTAAAACTCTTGGCGGAAGTGGGAATTATTGGATTACCAAATGCTGGGAAATCCACCTTAATTTCATCTTTGTCAGCAGCACGTCCTAAAATCGCTGATTACCCTTTCACTACTTTAATCCCAAATTTAGGTGTAGTCCGCAAACCCTCTGGAGATGGCACGGTTTTTGCTGATATTCCTGGACTAATTGAAGGTGCATCCCACGGGGCGGGGTTAGGACACGATTTCTTGCGCCACATTGAGCGCACGCGGGTACTTTTGCATTTAATTGATGCCACTAGTGAAGATGTGGTGGGTGACTTCAACACAATTAAACAAGAATTGCAAGCATATGGAAGGGGTTTAGCACAGCGTCCGCAAATTTTGGCGCTGAACAAAATTGATGCAGTTGATCGGGAAACTGTGGATTTAGAAGCACTGTCCACCCAACTTAATCATCTCTCTCTCGCTCCTGTTTTTATAATTTCAGCGGTGACTCGTACGGGGTTAGAACCGATGTTACAGGAACTTTGGCGCATTCTGGATGAACTGGATGCTGTTGAACAAGTGGAAATGGCGGGCTTGAAACTGTAA
- a CDS encoding Mo-dependent nitrogenase C-terminal domain-containing protein, whose product MKSVIQSPYSSEQISAWLRGLLTIAWADGNFDSQEQQLIASITQDELAPGINLESLEVIAPEELATILGKGTTAAENFLRTAVMVAIADGTYSPSEDQVLHQLCQALDQPKDILIALRQTLEHKEQLAVLTTPKAPPADTLSPLRDWLDGLDIQDPRLARFLCKMIPSQCPFERDVTLFKRKIVHIPPLCKINPLYEQMVGLRFRALSFLADDCGEDVSAYI is encoded by the coding sequence ATGAAAAGTGTCATTCAATCTCCCTACAGCAGCGAACAAATTTCTGCTTGGCTGCGTGGACTTCTGACTATTGCTTGGGCAGATGGTAACTTTGATAGTCAAGAACAACAATTGATTGCTAGCATTACTCAGGATGAATTAGCGCCGGGGATTAACTTAGAATCACTAGAGGTAATTGCTCCTGAAGAATTAGCGACAATTTTAGGTAAAGGTACGACAGCAGCAGAGAATTTTTTACGCACAGCAGTGATGGTAGCGATCGCCGATGGTACATATTCACCTAGCGAAGATCAAGTTTTACATCAATTGTGCCAAGCCTTAGACCAGCCAAAGGACATACTAATTGCTCTACGCCAGACATTAGAACATAAAGAGCAGCTAGCGGTGTTAACTACACCCAAAGCACCTCCAGCAGACACTCTCAGCCCATTACGCGACTGGTTGGATGGATTAGACATTCAAGACCCCAGACTTGCTCGCTTTTTGTGTAAAATGATTCCTTCTCAATGCCCCTTTGAGCGAGATGTCACCCTCTTTAAACGCAAAATTGTTCACATTCCACCATTATGTAAGATTAATCCCCTCTATGAACAAATGGTAGGCTTGCGTTTTCGTGCCCTCTCCTTTCTGGCAGATGATTGTGGGGAAGATGTTTCAGCATATATTTAG
- a CDS encoding DUF711 family protein codes for MKIRTITTGISLQSPADVEKIRQAAEFNQQAKEVFEHQGYEVQTKRISTNSWEEYLAGLSNREIINQIQNIERICQSLDVSFFNIGYANQPASIALIPDINQHTSLIFCSSKIGDIKTGINFENIQESAKLIQRISQETENGYGNFRFCAWANCPPTIPFFPTSYHEGNTAFAIGLECCDLVMQAFSQTENIQTAEKILQEILEIELNKTAAIAQKISKNFAIAYHGIDTSLAPSLDKNYSIAFAYEKLLNGKFGQPGTLAISGMLTRILKSLSVKICGYSGLMLPVCEDVGLAMRANEQTYDITNLLLYSAVCGCGLDTVPIPGNITVEKIAAILTDLATLAIKLDKPLSARLFPIPGKKAGEMTNFNSPYLVDCQIFAVDYTNS; via the coding sequence ATGAAAATTAGAACCATCACAACAGGAATTTCTCTACAGTCTCCAGCAGATGTAGAAAAAATTAGACAAGCGGCTGAATTTAATCAGCAAGCGAAGGAAGTCTTTGAACACCAAGGTTATGAAGTGCAAACAAAGAGAATATCTACTAACTCTTGGGAAGAATATTTAGCTGGATTGTCAAATAGAGAAATTATCAATCAAATTCAAAATATAGAACGAATTTGTCAAAGCCTAGATGTCAGCTTCTTTAACATTGGTTATGCCAATCAACCAGCAAGCATCGCCTTAATTCCAGATATTAATCAACATACCTCGCTGATTTTCTGTTCCAGCAAAATTGGAGATATAAAAACTGGTATCAACTTTGAAAACATTCAGGAATCTGCAAAACTTATTCAACGTATTTCTCAAGAAACTGAAAATGGTTATGGGAACTTTCGCTTTTGTGCATGGGCAAACTGTCCACCAACTATCCCATTTTTCCCTACCTCATACCATGAAGGTAACACAGCCTTTGCTATCGGTTTAGAGTGCTGTGATTTAGTAATGCAAGCCTTCTCTCAAACTGAAAATATCCAAACAGCAGAAAAAATACTGCAAGAAATCTTAGAAATTGAATTAAATAAAACAGCAGCGATTGCCCAAAAAATATCTAAAAATTTTGCTATTGCATATCATGGAATTGATACCTCACTTGCACCATCATTAGACAAAAATTATAGCATTGCTTTTGCTTATGAAAAACTCTTAAATGGTAAATTTGGACAGCCGGGAACCTTAGCAATTTCTGGGATGTTAACCCGTATTTTAAAAAGTCTATCAGTCAAAATCTGTGGTTATTCTGGCTTAATGCTTCCAGTTTGTGAAGATGTCGGTTTAGCTATGAGAGCAAATGAGCAAACCTATGATATTACTAATTTATTGTTGTATTCAGCAGTGTGTGGCTGTGGACTTGATACAGTACCAATTCCAGGTAATATCACAGTCGAGAAAATTGCAGCAATATTAACTGATCTGGCAACTTTAGCCATCAAGTTAGATAAACCATTATCAGCCAGATTATTTCCCATACCAGGTAAAAAAGCCGGGGAAATGACTAACTTCAATTCCCCCTATCTTGTGGATTGTCAAATATTTGCAGTAGATTATACTAATTCATAA
- the hemJ gene encoding protoporphyrinogen oxidase HemJ, which produces MAYSWFKAFHIIGFVVWFAGLFYLVRLFIYHAEANQEPEPARTILKNQYQIMEKRLYNIITTPGMLVTVAMAIGLLSTEPEVLKEGWLHIKLLFVALLIGYHYYCSRLMKKLAADECRWSGQQLRALNEAPTVMLLVIVLLAVFKNNLPTDITVWIIFGTVILMAVSIQLYAKKRRQDKEKLTAQIGQVAQEQS; this is translated from the coding sequence ATGGCTTATTCGTGGTTTAAAGCATTTCATATTATCGGCTTTGTCGTTTGGTTTGCTGGCTTATTCTACCTAGTACGTCTTTTTATCTATCACGCTGAAGCTAACCAAGAACCGGAACCAGCACGCACGATACTGAAGAACCAGTATCAGATTATGGAAAAACGCCTCTACAACATCATCACCACCCCAGGAATGTTGGTGACAGTAGCAATGGCTATCGGTTTATTAAGTACTGAACCAGAAGTTTTAAAAGAGGGTTGGTTACATATCAAACTGCTATTTGTAGCCTTGTTAATTGGCTACCATTATTACTGTTCTCGTCTCATGAAAAAGTTAGCAGCAGACGAATGTCGTTGGAGTGGACAGCAATTACGGGCTTTAAATGAAGCACCTACAGTCATGTTATTAGTGATTGTATTACTGGCTGTGTTTAAGAACAATCTCCCCACAGATATCACCGTCTGGATAATTTTTGGGACTGTGATTTTAATGGCGGTAAGTATTCAACTGTATGCGAAAAAACGCAGGCAAGATAAGGAAAAGCTCACAGCACAAATAGGACAAGTTGCACAGGAACAAAGTTAG